From one Pseudomonadota bacterium genomic stretch:
- a CDS encoding caspase family protein: MKRLFQCLLAVCFVCSLITVTGLLYAAESPVTQSHLSEINDLFKRNNVPKGFVEFDQYNRVVLRGEYSDEKEVDTAFSLAQTIVGVKWVSPVTPENIKVKEWEKRLGGLFSRAAVLKPRVSDGIPGPIRNRYGLVVGVGKFKSNINPLQYSVRDAGSFYNFLVDSNKAAFPKQNVYFLVDQNATRANIAMYLDGIKKAAGPDDLVVIYMSSHGTPPDKYGGVNVVTYDTEVKPRERIWQTAVTETMLKDFVENLQAKRLVMILDTCYSNGAYRAVPGFLPAGGKSLGVGDEDEGYGVSKTYGKRLLGAKDIVFEDEPRPKASSAKSVDSQDGYGKVLISASSAGEKSWESDTLRNSVFTYYFVDGLGRNQGSVKDAFTYAKPLVSQKVKQEKGADIEQTPQAMATNTDWNMRFIQRPNR, encoded by the coding sequence ATGAAAAGGCTTTTCCAATGTTTATTGGCAGTATGTTTTGTCTGTTCCTTAATAACCGTGACAGGCCTCCTGTATGCCGCTGAGTCGCCTGTCACGCAATCACATCTATCTGAAATAAATGATCTTTTTAAAAGAAACAATGTACCGAAAGGGTTTGTGGAATTCGATCAGTACAACAGGGTTGTGCTAAGAGGCGAATACTCTGACGAGAAAGAAGTGGATACGGCATTCTCCCTTGCCCAAACGATTGTTGGAGTAAAATGGGTTTCTCCTGTTACGCCTGAAAATATAAAGGTTAAGGAATGGGAAAAAAGACTCGGTGGGTTATTCAGCAGGGCTGCCGTACTCAAGCCGCGGGTATCTGACGGTATACCCGGACCGATAAGAAATAGATACGGACTGGTTGTCGGGGTCGGAAAGTTTAAAAGCAATATAAACCCTTTACAATACTCTGTCAGAGATGCCGGAAGCTTCTATAATTTTCTTGTTGATTCGAATAAAGCAGCCTTTCCGAAACAAAATGTCTATTTTCTTGTAGACCAGAATGCGACAAGGGCCAACATTGCTATGTATCTTGACGGTATAAAGAAAGCTGCCGGTCCTGACGATCTTGTCGTTATCTATATGAGCAGCCACGGTACGCCGCCGGACAAATACGGCGGTGTGAATGTTGTCACCTATGACACAGAGGTGAAACCTCGCGAAAGGATCTGGCAAACTGCGGTTACAGAGACTATGCTGAAAGATTTTGTTGAAAATTTACAGGCAAAGCGGCTTGTTATGATTCTCGATACCTGTTACAGCAACGGCGCATACAGGGCTGTACCGGGCTTCCTTCCTGCCGGAGGCAAATCCCTCGGTGTTGGAGACGAAGATGAGGGGTACGGTGTTTCGAAAACTTACGGCAAGAGGCTTTTGGGGGCTAAAGATATTGTCTTTGAAGATGAACCCAGACCAAAGGCAAGCTCTGCAAAGAGCGTTGATTCACAGGATGGCTATGGTAAGGTATTGATAAGCGCAAGCAGTGCAGGGGAAAAATCCTGGGAATCAGATACGTTGCGTAACAGCGTGTTTACTTACTATTTTGTAGATGGGCTTGGACGTAATCAGGGATCGGTGAAAGATGCATTCACTTATGCCAAACCGCTTGTATCGCAAAAGGTAAAACAGGAAAAAGGGGCTGATATAGAACAAACCCCGCAGGCTATGGCGACTAATACGGACTGGAACATGCGGTTCATCCAAAGGCCGAACCGTTAA
- a CDS encoding tetratricopeptide repeat protein, with amino-acid sequence MDMRKGSLIMFLALCVLFTGFIGCQQKSEAPVVAKQEASPPPPAPPPQGTQPPPPPSGAQQAPAAGEPSLEVKSHIKQGLSYVSVAKNANSPGIFNENIENAINEFSNAIKKDPNYAEAYSNRGVAYMMQKKYNKALDDLKKAKELKPDSANIRYNLASCHSLMGSVDYGLDELDAALARGFNSYDSLRKDPDIANLRKHKEFRTILEKHKVFITQ; translated from the coding sequence ATGGACATGAGAAAAGGTTCTTTAATTATGTTTCTGGCATTATGTGTTTTATTTACAGGATTTATCGGCTGTCAGCAGAAATCAGAGGCCCCTGTTGTTGCAAAGCAGGAAGCATCTCCACCACCGCCGGCTCCTCCGCCACAGGGAACCCAGCCACCACCACCGCCATCAGGAGCACAACAAGCACCTGCTGCAGGCGAGCCGAGTCTCGAGGTAAAGTCCCACATTAAACAAGGCTTATCATACGTGAGTGTCGCAAAGAATGCAAATTCTCCTGGCATATTTAACGAAAACATCGAGAATGCCATCAATGAATTTTCCAATGCCATTAAGAAAGACCCCAACTATGCAGAGGCATATTCAAACAGGGGAGTGGCTTACATGATGCAGAAGAAGTATAACAAAGCCCTTGACGATCTTAAGAAAGCAAAGGAACTGAAGCCGGACAGCGCAAACATACGTTATAACCTCGCATCCTGCCATTCTCTTATGGGCAGTGTCGATTACGGTCTTGACGAGCTTGATGCGGCACTGGCAAGAGGGTTCAACAGCTATGATTCGCTGAGAAAGGACCCTGATATTGCAAATTTAAGAAAGCACAAGGAATTCAGAACAATACTGGAAAAACACAAAGTCTTTATAACGCAGTAA
- a CDS encoding alginate export family protein produces MVRQNLSGYCFFDFAQKAKRSFVLWVLLFLLFFAISARAEEGGVPSSERKGIPIKFGGDVRVRQTYFDNVPYYKDVHFTPTDFLRLRSRLWVEIKPTEDLSFKVRAVNEFRKYFEPFKIRAVNEFRKYFEPSDKTSYRFPDEIFIDQLYMDIRNLCNGELDFRIGRQDMRYGTGRIIANGTPKSSGRTEYFDAIKLTWKGIKDTQIDIIGIYNKPTNQLIINSQGRDLTGYPASRTWMTETGAGIYIKNKTFPDVPFEAYNIFKRESSWDYNADDPSYSLAGYQTLNPDTDMIETPVLNYNTIGLRIMPKFTEAIEGNFEAAYQFGRYEGGPSKTGYMTDLYLKWKMPLVREIKPVMGLGWYYLSGADPNTKKNEGWTSPFARGAGYSLIYSTTLSYEDAARWSNMSMYYADMTITPFQWLKTILTVGYLLAPVKDGPGEGNVRGWLTAIQADFKLGKDLLKKNDALTGNFRFETLKSGNYYSDNDYAYYARWEIVYTF; encoded by the coding sequence ATGGTTAGACAAAATCTGTCAGGGTATTGTTTCTTTGACTTTGCTCAAAAGGCAAAAAGATCTTTTGTATTGTGGGTTTTGTTGTTTCTCCTGTTTTTTGCGATATCGGCAAGGGCCGAAGAGGGCGGGGTCCCGTCATCTGAACGCAAGGGCATTCCCATTAAATTCGGCGGTGATGTACGTGTCAGGCAAACTTACTTCGACAATGTTCCATATTACAAGGATGTCCATTTTACCCCAACTGATTTTCTTCGCTTAAGGAGCAGATTATGGGTTGAGATAAAACCAACAGAGGATTTGAGCTTTAAGGTCCGGGCAGTGAACGAGTTTAGAAAATATTTTGAACCGTTTAAGATCCGGGCAGTGAACGAGTTTAGAAAATATTTTGAACCGTCTGACAAAACTTCCTACCGGTTCCCCGACGAGATATTTATAGACCAATTATATATGGATATACGAAATCTATGTAACGGTGAACTTGACTTCAGAATAGGAAGGCAGGATATGCGCTATGGAACAGGCAGGATTATTGCAAACGGCACCCCTAAAAGTTCAGGGCGCACTGAATATTTCGATGCAATAAAACTCACCTGGAAGGGGATAAAGGATACCCAGATCGATATCATAGGCATTTATAACAAGCCTACAAATCAATTGATCATCAATTCGCAGGGAAGGGACCTAACGGGCTACCCCGCATCGCGCACATGGATGACGGAAACAGGCGCAGGAATATATATTAAAAACAAGACTTTTCCGGATGTGCCTTTTGAGGCGTATAACATTTTTAAACGTGAAAGCAGTTGGGATTACAATGCGGATGACCCTTCCTATTCTCTGGCAGGCTATCAAACGCTTAACCCCGATACCGACATGATTGAAACCCCGGTGTTAAACTACAACACTATTGGTTTACGGATCATGCCGAAATTTACCGAAGCCATTGAAGGCAACTTTGAGGCAGCATACCAGTTCGGGCGTTACGAGGGCGGGCCATCCAAAACAGGTTATATGACTGATCTGTATTTAAAATGGAAGATGCCGCTTGTGCGTGAAATAAAGCCTGTGATGGGTTTGGGATGGTACTACCTCTCGGGGGCCGATCCGAACACAAAAAAGAATGAGGGTTGGACATCGCCCTTTGCCCGGGGTGCAGGATACAGTTTGATTTATTCAACTACGCTGAGCTATGAAGATGCTGCAAGGTGGTCGAATATGAGCATGTACTATGCAGATATGACAATAACCCCTTTTCAGTGGTTAAAGACCATTTTAACAGTAGGTTATCTCCTTGCCCCGGTAAAAGACGGTCCCGGAGAAGGAAATGTCAGAGGATGGCTCACCGCAATACAGGCAGATTTTAAGCTTGGTAAAGATCTGCTGAAAAAAAACGATGCGTTGACCGGAAATTTCCGGTTCGAAACCTTAAAGTCCGGCAATTACTACTCTGACAATGACTACGCATATTATGCCCGCTGGGAGATTGTTTATACGTTTTGA